A stretch of the Spartinivicinus poritis genome encodes the following:
- a CDS encoding FecCD family ABC transporter permease: protein MSPFKLLQPALWLFLLTTAVAGYIFSMIAWSSFELSVSDLYGYLFAFDSNSVEHQLLATLRAPRALASFLIGANLAIAGAIMQNLTHNPLSSPTILGINAGAACFITAASIGVIGLAQLPTTVNALLGGTLSGVLVMLLGGFFSTRSHPLKIILAGIAINALFVGLTRTSVILADDSAYGVSWLAGSVAYIGWREWQSLWPISLVGCALAIYSIRGLNMLTLGDEVAKGLGLNIQLTRIIACISALLLTTVSVAVAGPIAFIGLLAPHIAKILVGNNFIFLLPACALLGGSFLIWADGFSRAIVFPAETPVGVMTALIGSPYFIALSLRSRLSHAL from the coding sequence ATGAGTCCATTTAAACTTCTTCAGCCCGCTTTATGGCTATTTTTATTAACCACGGCAGTTGCTGGATACATATTTTCTATGATCGCCTGGTCCAGCTTTGAGTTAAGCGTTTCTGACTTATATGGCTATTTATTTGCCTTTGATAGTAACTCTGTAGAGCATCAACTTTTAGCAACTTTACGAGCGCCACGAGCACTCGCCTCGTTCTTGATTGGTGCTAATTTGGCTATCGCTGGGGCTATCATGCAAAATTTAACGCATAACCCTCTTTCATCACCAACCATTCTGGGTATAAATGCAGGAGCAGCATGTTTCATAACTGCCGCAAGTATCGGTGTAATTGGTTTAGCACAATTACCCACAACCGTTAATGCACTGCTTGGTGGTACATTGAGTGGTGTATTGGTGATGCTGCTAGGCGGTTTTTTTTCAACTAGATCTCACCCACTTAAAATTATTCTGGCTGGTATTGCTATAAATGCTTTATTTGTTGGTTTGACTCGTACATCAGTCATATTGGCTGATGATTCAGCTTATGGAGTAAGTTGGTTGGCGGGATCAGTCGCTTATATTGGCTGGCGAGAATGGCAAAGCCTTTGGCCTATTAGCTTGGTTGGCTGTGCTTTAGCTATTTACTCTATCCGCGGACTAAATATGCTGACACTAGGTGATGAGGTAGCAAAGGGGCTGGGGCTTAATATCCAGCTTACGCGTATTATTGCTTGTATTTCAGCTCTATTATTGACCACTGTGAGTGTTGCCGTTGCAGGTCCAATTGCTTTTATTGGCCTTTTGGCTCCTCACATAGCCAAAATACTGGTGGGCAACAACTTTATCTTTCTCTTACCTGCTTGTGCGCTGCTGGGCGGTAGTTTTTTAATTTGGGCAGACGGTTTTTCCAGAGCCATTGTGTTTCCAGCAGAAACGCCTGTAGGTGTAATGACTGCATTAATAGGTTCACCTTACTTTATCGCATTGTCATTAAGGAGTCGCTTATCACACGCACTCTAA
- a CDS encoding FecCD family ABC transporter permease encodes MSAAGLFVGASELNLMQVVKSLLYGGEFDFIVNQYRLPRIFLAIGVGAGLGISGVLVQGIIRNPLASPDLMGISAGAGFVATALLVYQPGVPLYLLSISAMSGGLIVGILIILIAKINQPTPARLALVGISVSVFISSGIDLLLIIHPVEINTAMVWLTGSLWGRNWQHVPFIWWSLIVLVLPALWLAWRLDIMGLGKESAEVLGIQPAKVQVLALIIAILLASISVSICGTISFVGLLAPHMARLLFGHSHRFLLPAAAFLGALLVLVADILARGIQPPIELPVGIITSLIGAPYFIFLLHRYKGW; translated from the coding sequence ATCAGTGCTGCAGGTTTATTTGTTGGTGCTAGCGAACTTAATTTAATGCAAGTGGTGAAATCTCTGCTGTATGGCGGTGAATTTGATTTTATTGTTAATCAATATCGTTTACCACGTATTTTTTTGGCTATTGGTGTTGGTGCTGGCCTTGGAATATCTGGCGTATTAGTTCAAGGGATAATTAGAAATCCACTTGCATCACCAGATCTAATGGGAATTAGTGCAGGTGCAGGCTTTGTAGCAACAGCACTACTTGTTTATCAGCCAGGTGTACCACTTTACTTGCTATCAATAAGTGCCATGTCAGGAGGGCTGATAGTAGGAATCCTGATTATTCTGATAGCTAAAATAAACCAACCAACGCCAGCTAGGTTGGCTTTAGTTGGTATTTCTGTCAGTGTTTTTATTTCCAGTGGTATCGATCTTTTACTAATAATTCATCCGGTTGAAATCAACACTGCAATGGTCTGGCTAACAGGCAGTTTGTGGGGACGAAATTGGCAACATGTGCCTTTTATTTGGTGGAGCCTCATAGTGTTGGTTTTACCTGCGTTATGGCTAGCATGGCGCCTGGATATAATGGGGCTTGGTAAAGAAAGTGCAGAAGTACTGGGAATACAGCCTGCGAAAGTTCAGGTTTTAGCATTAATCATAGCGATATTACTTGCCAGTATTAGTGTATCGATTTGCGGAACCATTAGTTTTGTTGGTTTGCTTGCACCTCATATGGCGCGTTTACTATTTGGTCATTCCCACCGTTTTTTACTTCCTGCTGCTGCTTTCTTAGGTGCTTTACTCGTGTTGGTTGCAGATATATTAGCCCGTGGAATTCAGCCTCCCATTGAGTTACCTGTGGGAATCATAACTTCTCTGATTGGTGCTCCTTATTTTATTTTTTTGCTGCATAGATACAAAGGCTGGTAA
- the fecE gene encoding Fe(3+) dicitrate ABC transporter ATP-binding protein FecE — protein sequence MISTHKLYVAYGSKNIVKDLSISIPSGKITVLIGPNGSGKSTLLKALCRINKAKSGEVLIDQTPLNNYPSRQLAQRLCLLPQLLHSPEGITVRRLVEYGRSPYISHWGVLNKRDRVLVDEAMQETGVFELAEHKVESLSGGQRQRAWVAMVIAQDTEVIMLDEPTTYLDLSHQVELMKLMQTMKEKGKTIILVLHDLNQACRYSDYLVVLNQGEVVAEGSPQEIFSQSLLKQVFNLDALVVSDPVSSTPMCVPL from the coding sequence ATGATATCAACGCATAAACTTTATGTTGCTTATGGAAGTAAAAATATCGTTAAAGATCTGTCAATTTCCATACCCAGCGGAAAAATAACAGTATTAATTGGCCCTAACGGCAGTGGCAAATCCACCCTACTTAAAGCTTTGTGTCGAATTAATAAAGCAAAATCAGGTGAAGTGCTCATTGATCAAACACCTCTGAATAACTATCCAAGCAGGCAACTAGCACAGCGTTTGTGCCTGCTCCCTCAACTCTTACATAGCCCAGAAGGTATTACGGTGCGTAGACTAGTTGAGTATGGTCGTTCTCCTTATATCTCTCATTGGGGTGTACTAAATAAACGTGATCGCGTTTTGGTGGATGAAGCTATGCAAGAAACTGGTGTTTTTGAGCTTGCAGAGCACAAAGTTGAATCATTATCTGGAGGTCAACGACAGCGGGCCTGGGTTGCGATGGTTATCGCACAAGATACTGAAGTAATAATGCTGGATGAGCCAACGACCTATCTTGATCTGTCACACCAGGTGGAACTCATGAAGCTGATGCAAACCATGAAAGAGAAGGGAAAAACTATAATTCTCGTACTGCATGATCTTAATCAGGCTTGTCGTTACAGCGATTATTTGGTGGTATTAAATCAGGGGGAGGTTGTAGCTGAAGGTTCACCTCAAGAAATTTTCTCGCAGTCTTTACTCAAACAAGTTTTCAATTTGGATGCATTAGTCGTAAGTGATCCTGTTTCATCCACACCAATGTGTGTTCCACTTTAA
- a CDS encoding TonB-dependent receptor codes for MKYTHLSLSSFWGVVIFLPYAVFAEEPSSEEDSSYQMDSVVVTATRYAQDIDKIAGAISVIDSKELQQQTLVADDLTSVIANLVPSFTPSRQKLSNQGENMRGRNVLIMVDGIPQNNPLRNGNRYGYTIDPSMIERIEVINGASAVQGIGATGGIINYISKGAKPGDEWKQTIGSRITSNLHNDGAGHKLHYSLSQFDEHYDLFLAGSWQEQGLYYDGNGKPIGMNQIQGETQDSTSYNGLFKGGYKFDEGSQRLTFFANQYRLKSNNNYIAVPGDFKKDIPGTVTKGKPEGKPVSNSMDIYSLTYNHYDLAEGSLTAKLFMQDYNAVFGQALWWPTPDKSQDQGVIKSSKKGFKLSYERSDLIDIDDIWVAGLDGLQDETTQELAQSGLKVTPLMQYRSLAPFIQGDFMIGENLRLSGGVRFENTWVKVDDGKTLYGFGNAGQHNVDIIGGEQKFSKTVFNVGAIYNFTPELSTFVSFNQGFGLPDIGRILRGNWVGGNSPNNKGNAPINFNTMPAVEPVVTDNYEVGASYRNDSFAISSSIYTSIAKDGANLKLNSAGTYDVERQRTEIKGYELKATYHALSKTKLQTMYSHVEGQVDTNGNGDVDSDMDLRNLSPDRLMLAVDHEFNNNLSGRIQYNHLFSREKKANGAGSKQNFDGYGLVDFSVNYNMGNYGRIGFGVENVLNKNYINYFSQIRNHSSYYFSGRGRTFSLSYEFDL; via the coding sequence TTGAAGTATACACATTTATCTCTTTCATCCTTTTGGGGAGTTGTAATATTTTTACCCTATGCAGTGTTTGCTGAAGAACCGTCCTCAGAAGAAGATTCTTCGTATCAAATGGATTCTGTTGTCGTTACCGCTACTCGTTATGCGCAAGATATTGATAAAATTGCTGGTGCGATTTCTGTCATTGACTCAAAAGAGCTTCAACAGCAAACCTTAGTTGCTGATGACCTTACCAGTGTAATTGCTAACCTAGTACCCAGTTTTACTCCAAGCCGTCAGAAACTATCTAACCAAGGAGAAAATATGCGTGGCCGTAATGTGCTCATTATGGTTGACGGCATACCACAAAATAACCCATTACGTAATGGTAATCGCTATGGATACACCATTGACCCTTCGATGATTGAGCGTATTGAAGTCATTAACGGCGCTAGTGCCGTACAAGGGATAGGAGCAACAGGCGGTATTATTAACTACATCTCTAAAGGGGCTAAACCTGGTGATGAGTGGAAGCAGACGATTGGCTCTCGTATTACATCCAACCTGCATAATGATGGGGCTGGCCATAAACTCCACTATAGCTTAAGTCAGTTTGATGAGCATTATGATCTTTTTTTAGCAGGATCCTGGCAAGAGCAAGGTTTGTACTACGATGGAAATGGTAAACCAATTGGTATGAATCAAATCCAAGGGGAAACACAAGACTCGACTTCCTATAATGGGCTATTTAAAGGAGGCTACAAATTTGATGAAGGGAGTCAGCGTTTAACGTTTTTTGCTAATCAATACAGGCTTAAAAGCAACAACAATTATATTGCTGTACCAGGTGATTTTAAAAAGGATATACCTGGCACTGTTACCAAAGGCAAGCCTGAAGGTAAGCCAGTCAGCAATTCAATGGATATCTACAGCCTGACGTATAATCACTATGACTTGGCCGAAGGCTCATTAACAGCCAAGTTATTTATGCAAGATTATAATGCTGTGTTTGGTCAAGCATTGTGGTGGCCAACTCCTGATAAATCTCAAGACCAGGGAGTAATCAAGTCTTCCAAAAAAGGTTTTAAACTAAGCTACGAGCGTAGTGACCTTATTGATATAGACGATATCTGGGTAGCAGGTCTTGATGGGTTACAGGACGAAACCACTCAGGAGTTGGCCCAATCAGGATTGAAAGTAACACCACTGATGCAGTACCGTAGTTTGGCACCTTTTATCCAAGGTGACTTCATGATAGGGGAAAACCTTCGCTTGTCTGGTGGCGTTCGCTTTGAAAATACTTGGGTAAAAGTTGATGATGGCAAAACACTTTATGGATTTGGAAATGCAGGCCAGCACAATGTTGATATCATTGGTGGAGAGCAAAAGTTTTCAAAAACAGTCTTTAACGTGGGGGCAATATACAATTTCACGCCTGAGCTAAGTACTTTTGTCAGTTTTAATCAGGGTTTTGGTTTGCCTGATATAGGGCGCATTCTTCGTGGTAATTGGGTAGGCGGCAATTCTCCAAATAATAAGGGTAATGCACCTATTAATTTCAATACTATGCCAGCTGTAGAGCCTGTGGTTACTGATAATTATGAGGTAGGAGCGAGTTATCGCAATGATAGTTTTGCTATATCTAGCAGTATATATACGTCAATAGCAAAAGATGGCGCAAATCTTAAGCTAAACAGCGCGGGAACCTATGATGTCGAGCGCCAACGTACTGAAATTAAAGGCTATGAGTTAAAAGCAACTTATCATGCATTGTCCAAAACAAAACTACAGACGATGTATTCCCATGTTGAAGGTCAGGTTGATACGAATGGCAATGGAGATGTTGACAGTGATATGGATCTTAGAAATTTATCTCCAGATCGGCTGATGTTAGCAGTAGATCATGAGTTTAATAATAATCTGTCTGGTCGTATTCAATATAATCACTTATTCAGTCGGGAAAAAAAAGCTAACGGTGCAGGCTCCAAACAAAATTTTGATGGCTATGGCCTAGTCGATTTTAGTGTGAATTACAATATGGGAAATTATGGGCGTATTGGTTTTGGTGTTGAGAACGTCCTAAACAAAAATTATATCAACTATTTTAGCCAAATCCGTAACCATTCAAGTTATTACTTCTCTGGTAGAGGGCGTACATTCAGCCTTAGCTATGAGTTTGATTTGTAG
- a CDS encoding LD-carboxypeptidase: MLVICCYFYSLPVLAEVYKKVALISVSSQYDEEKIDSVAETLLESGYSVSKKYLNQVVSDFGYVNTDSARAENLTKALLDSEIDIIWFVKGGGGGINLLPYLHKEKERLLSAKPKILVGFSDVTAIHSFVNETLKWKSLHGVVASYNKNNKDKDDKTPRVNDLEPLPSVEQIMTKGVSYQNVLPLNALAKKGIAGELRGGNFTLVSSLFSTIYEPDLSGKVLLLEDIGTSFRQLDRSLHQLLFMKELNVSAIIFGQFYPVDPTDEQRLIYKSVIKQFAEDYNKPVYYYPYVGHGRKNHPLILGTNATINCTKESEYCSINQ, from the coding sequence GTGTTAGTAATTTGTTGTTATTTCTATTCGTTGCCAGTATTAGCAGAAGTTTATAAAAAAGTTGCTCTTATCTCAGTGTCATCACAATATGATGAAGAAAAAATTGATAGCGTGGCTGAAACATTACTGGAGAGTGGGTATAGCGTTTCAAAAAAGTACCTAAACCAAGTGGTTTCTGACTTCGGTTATGTTAATACAGATAGCGCCAGAGCAGAAAATTTAACGAAGGCTTTATTAGATAGCGAGATAGATATTATCTGGTTTGTTAAAGGAGGTGGTGGCGGGATAAACCTTTTACCCTATCTTCATAAGGAAAAAGAAAGGTTATTATCAGCAAAACCTAAAATTTTGGTTGGGTTTAGTGATGTTACAGCTATTCATTCATTTGTTAATGAGACCTTGAAATGGAAATCTTTGCATGGTGTTGTTGCTAGCTATAATAAAAACAATAAAGATAAAGATGATAAAACACCAAGAGTAAACGACCTAGAGCCACTCCCGTCAGTGGAACAAATAATGACTAAAGGGGTATCTTATCAAAATGTATTGCCTCTAAATGCTTTAGCAAAGAAAGGGATTGCTGGTGAGCTAAGGGGTGGTAATTTTACTTTGGTGTCTTCATTATTTTCTACAATATATGAACCAGACTTATCAGGTAAAGTCCTGCTCTTAGAAGATATAGGTACTTCATTTCGCCAACTTGACCGCAGCCTTCACCAGCTTCTTTTTATGAAAGAGCTAAATGTCAGCGCAATAATATTTGGACAGTTTTATCCTGTTGACCCAACAGATGAGCAGCGGCTAATTTACAAGTCTGTGATTAAACAGTTTGCAGAAGATTATAATAAGCCAGTATATTATTATCCTTATGTCGGACATGGAAGAAAAAATCACCCTCTCATACTGGGAACTAATGCTACTATAAACTGTACAAAAGAGTCAGAGTATTGTTCTATTAATCAATAA
- a CDS encoding methyl-accepting chemotaxis protein, protein MKLTLTTKLAIGFGIIIALIAVTTVLTLQRTTQINQAKSSLIEHRFATVNASKELLNGLNASIASLRGYLILGSQSDKAEHFKKRRASAWQAIQQSQQQLSQLSNQPNQQDQQLNDHLSQLNPLMTELQQWQDKIEAISHTEENIPAITLLLNDAGPFAETALDQLSILIDEEDQQIATPKRKHLLKLFADSHSSLSNSISSIRDFVITSDNDFAEKYQENWKKNQVRLEQLKEMTYLFTDTESRIWKLYLEMRQMFAPLPEEIIKRRKAKDWNKANHLMATEAVPRVEQITEAVNAIIQQQNQLTQQDSNLLGKAIEEISLTVITASIAVLIVSILIGLVLSKQLVNVLKPLNRKASEIAEGNLSGKLLPVHTKDEIGRLTNSINQMAKQLRQLVEQMNSTTQDVNQGTAQLTSANKQIVDSMLHQNEKITTIASAVDQLSTSANQIAQNTAEASHHAQDSANIANEGGEKLTATIATINEIQQSVLSSNRAVENLNARSEEIGRVTEVISAIAEQTGLLALNAAIEAARAGEQGRGFAVVADEVRQLAQRTSTSTEEITQSIQSIQLETSEAVKLMANGIKLVEQGTENAQATGQSIKEVVDHVNDVASMIISIATATEQQSNVIHEIASTIEEVSQLIQLATDQTQNNAQATTQLLDKASQLDEQVKRFKV, encoded by the coding sequence ATGAAACTCACTCTCACCACAAAACTGGCAATTGGGTTTGGTATTATTATTGCGCTAATAGCAGTCACGACTGTTTTAACATTACAGCGCACAACCCAAATCAACCAGGCTAAGAGCAGCCTGATTGAGCACCGTTTTGCAACAGTTAATGCGAGTAAAGAGCTGCTTAACGGCTTAAATGCTTCAATTGCTTCTTTGAGAGGTTATTTAATTCTAGGTAGCCAGTCTGATAAAGCAGAGCACTTTAAGAAAAGACGAGCATCTGCCTGGCAAGCAATTCAGCAATCACAACAGCAGCTTAGCCAATTATCAAATCAACCCAACCAGCAAGATCAACAGCTAAACGACCACTTAAGCCAACTTAATCCACTTATGACAGAGCTGCAGCAATGGCAGGATAAAATAGAAGCTATCAGTCATACTGAAGAAAATATTCCAGCCATTACGTTGTTACTCAATGATGCCGGGCCTTTTGCCGAAACTGCTTTAGACCAGCTCAGCATTTTAATTGACGAAGAAGACCAACAAATTGCGACTCCCAAGCGCAAACATTTACTGAAATTATTTGCTGATAGCCACAGCTCTTTGAGTAATAGTATTTCAAGCATAAGAGACTTTGTGATTACCAGTGATAATGATTTTGCTGAAAAATATCAGGAAAACTGGAAGAAAAACCAGGTAAGGTTAGAGCAGCTCAAGGAAATGACCTACTTATTTACAGACACTGAGTCGCGCATCTGGAAGCTCTACCTAGAAATGCGACAAATGTTTGCACCCCTACCAGAAGAAATTATCAAACGACGTAAGGCAAAAGACTGGAATAAAGCTAACCATTTAATGGCCACAGAGGCAGTACCAAGAGTAGAACAAATAACTGAGGCAGTTAATGCAATAATCCAACAGCAAAATCAATTAACCCAGCAAGACTCCAATTTATTAGGTAAAGCCATTGAAGAAATCAGTCTTACAGTAATCACAGCAAGCATAGCAGTATTAATAGTCAGTATTCTGATTGGCTTAGTGCTAAGCAAGCAGTTAGTAAACGTATTAAAACCATTAAACCGTAAAGCAAGTGAAATTGCCGAAGGTAATCTTTCTGGAAAGCTTTTACCCGTCCACACAAAAGATGAAATAGGCCGTCTAACAAACTCTATTAATCAAATGGCTAAGCAACTGCGTCAATTAGTTGAGCAAATGAATAGTACAACTCAGGACGTCAACCAAGGCACAGCTCAATTAACCAGTGCCAATAAACAGATTGTTGATTCCATGCTTCATCAAAATGAAAAAATAACCACTATTGCCAGTGCTGTCGACCAGCTATCTACTTCGGCCAACCAAATTGCTCAAAATACAGCAGAAGCATCACACCATGCCCAAGATTCTGCCAATATTGCCAATGAAGGTGGGGAGAAACTTACTGCAACTATTGCCACTATCAACGAAATTCAACAGTCGGTATTAAGCAGTAATCGGGCGGTGGAAAACTTAAATGCCAGAAGTGAAGAAATTGGTCGTGTTACTGAAGTGATTAGTGCTATTGCCGAGCAAACTGGTTTATTAGCACTTAATGCAGCAATTGAAGCCGCTCGGGCAGGAGAGCAAGGTCGTGGCTTTGCTGTAGTAGCCGATGAAGTAAGACAGTTGGCTCAGCGTACCAGTACTTCCACAGAAGAAATTACCCAATCCATCCAATCCATTCAACTAGAAACCAGTGAGGCTGTTAAATTGATGGCAAATGGCATCAAGCTAGTCGAGCAAGGTACTGAAAATGCCCAAGCTACTGGCCAGTCAATTAAGGAAGTGGTTGACCATGTCAATGATGTTGCCAGTATGATTATATCCATTGCTACAGCAACAGAACAGCAGTCCAATGTTATTCATGAAATAGCATCCACCATTGAAGAAGTTTCTCAGCTCATTCAGCTCGCTACTGACCAAACTCAAAATAATGCCCAAGCGACAACTCAGCTACTGGATAAAGCCAGCCAACTTGATGAGCAAGTTAAGCGGTTTAAGGTATAA
- the modC gene encoding molybdenum ABC transporter ATP-binding protein, with translation MLSFNVQCLLQNNQDQFQLSAAGKVTNQGITAIFGPSGCGKTTLFETFAGLNQQATGQITLSEQTWLDSQKKIFTPAYQRGVGYVFQDARLFPHLTVLDNLKFAIRRRLNGYQQYLSLNDAISLLSLDKLINRYPYELSGGQQQRVAIARGLLAACQLILMDEPSTALDRASRREIWSSLHHLAQQIAIPWLVISHDIHEVNQLADQVILMEEGNITANIDIFQLSHYLPQQRLDLHHMVSVVEGNLTEHDQQHHLSFFDLDGFRVCLHQLPYKPGNRIRLEIPAKDVSLALQPNHNTSALNSIPCTISKITNVADGLCLIELTIKQQRILSLITSKSCQQLQLESGKAIYASIKSVALLSRAIAT, from the coding sequence ATGTTAAGCTTTAACGTTCAATGTTTACTGCAAAATAACCAGGATCAGTTTCAATTAAGCGCTGCTGGAAAAGTTACCAACCAGGGTATTACAGCCATTTTTGGCCCTTCTGGCTGTGGTAAAACGACTTTATTTGAAACTTTCGCTGGGTTGAATCAACAAGCAACGGGACAAATTACCTTAAGTGAGCAAACCTGGCTTGATAGCCAAAAAAAAATATTTACTCCAGCTTATCAACGGGGAGTAGGTTATGTATTTCAGGACGCACGACTATTTCCCCACTTAACTGTATTGGATAACTTGAAGTTTGCAATTAGACGTCGGCTTAATGGCTATCAGCAGTACCTTAGCCTGAATGATGCGATTAGCCTGTTAAGTTTAGATAAACTGATTAATCGCTATCCTTATGAGTTATCAGGTGGTCAGCAACAACGCGTAGCTATAGCCCGAGGCCTGTTAGCAGCCTGCCAGCTGATATTAATGGATGAACCCTCAACTGCCCTTGATCGGGCCAGTCGTCGAGAAATCTGGAGCAGCCTGCACCATCTTGCCCAACAAATAGCGATTCCCTGGCTGGTAATTAGTCATGATATTCATGAAGTAAATCAGCTGGCAGATCAGGTTATTTTAATGGAAGAGGGAAATATCACAGCCAATATTGATATTTTTCAATTAAGCCACTACCTGCCACAACAACGGCTGGATTTACACCATATGGTGAGTGTTGTAGAAGGAAATTTAACCGAACACGACCAGCAGCATCACCTGTCTTTTTTTGACCTGGACGGGTTTAGAGTATGTCTGCACCAACTACCCTATAAACCAGGCAACCGTATCCGCCTGGAAATCCCTGCCAAAGATGTCAGCCTGGCACTGCAACCCAATCATAACACCAGCGCATTAAACAGCATTCCTTGCACTATCAGCAAAATAACCAATGTTGCTGATGGATTGTGTTTGATTGAGTTAACCATCAAACAGCAACGGATATTATCACTGATCACCAGTAAGTCGTGCCAGCAGCTACAACTGGAGTCAGGCAAAGCTATCTACGCCAGCATTAAAAGTGTAGCGCTACTGTCTAGAGCCATTGCTACTTAA
- the modB gene encoding molybdate ABC transporter permease subunit → MDVLTEQDWLAIKLTLQLALVTTIILLLIGPGIAWWLAHGRSRFRNMVEALVAMPLILPPTVLGFYLLIAFSPNSFIGNTWLQLTGSSLTFTFQGLVIGSVLYSLPFMVQPLQAAFNQLDIKLLQAASSMGANRWDQFFNLIIPLTKRSFLIATSMAFAHTVGEFGVVLMIGGNIPGETQVLSIALFDHVESLNYQQAHWLAGILLVFSFLLLWLLYSLQRNNQAANSPTAHVKL, encoded by the coding sequence ATGGATGTACTCACCGAACAAGACTGGCTAGCCATTAAACTTACATTGCAGCTAGCTTTAGTCACCACCATTATTTTATTACTAATCGGCCCTGGTATTGCCTGGTGGCTTGCTCATGGTCGGAGCCGTTTTCGTAATATGGTTGAAGCACTCGTGGCAATGCCATTAATTTTACCTCCTACGGTACTGGGTTTTTATTTATTAATTGCCTTTTCACCCAACTCCTTTATTGGTAATACTTGGTTACAACTGACAGGGAGTTCACTTACCTTTACTTTTCAAGGGTTAGTCATTGGCTCAGTGTTATATTCTCTACCCTTTATGGTGCAACCATTACAGGCTGCCTTTAACCAGCTGGATATTAAGTTATTACAAGCCGCCTCCAGTATGGGGGCCAATCGTTGGGATCAATTCTTTAACCTAATCATTCCCCTGACCAAACGCAGCTTCTTAATTGCCACCAGTATGGCTTTTGCTCATACCGTTGGTGAGTTTGGTGTGGTATTGATGATTGGTGGTAATATCCCTGGCGAAACCCAGGTATTATCAATCGCGTTATTTGACCATGTAGAGTCTTTGAATTATCAACAAGCCCACTGGCTAGCAGGGATTTTACTGGTCTTTTCATTTCTGTTGTTATGGCTGTTGTACAGCTTGCAACGTAATAATCAAGCTGCTAACTCTCCAACGGCCCATGTTAAGCTTTAA
- the modA gene encoding molybdate ABC transporter substrate-binding protein, translated as MTKIKGLFTLILTLFCQQAFADKNNITVAVSSNFKNTLHQLIRHYKQNNPKTYFKVSSGATGLLYTQIKNGAPYDVFLAADQRRPVLLDKENLIIPNSRFTYAYGKLVFWHPKDNFHLTQGSLGQAITNSRFISIANPDLAPYGMAAEQSLKKLKLWEAAKYKVVMGNNIAQAYQFTASGNADLGLVALSQVITLKNNTYWVVPQKHYQPIVQQAVLLKNAITNDAAVDFIAFLKSSDSHNIIQRNGYGTSSDDD; from the coding sequence ATGACTAAAATAAAAGGACTCTTCACGCTTATCCTGACTTTATTTTGTCAGCAAGCCTTTGCTGACAAAAACAACATAACTGTTGCTGTTTCATCTAACTTTAAAAATACCCTTCATCAACTCATTCGCCATTATAAGCAAAATAACCCAAAGACCTATTTTAAAGTAAGTTCTGGTGCTACTGGTTTACTATATACTCAAATAAAAAATGGTGCGCCTTATGATGTATTTCTAGCAGCCGATCAGCGCCGCCCAGTGTTGCTTGATAAAGAAAATTTAATTATACCTAATAGTCGCTTTACCTACGCCTACGGTAAATTAGTATTCTGGCACCCCAAAGATAATTTCCACTTAACTCAAGGTAGTTTAGGCCAAGCAATTACCAATAGTCGCTTTATTAGTATTGCCAATCCTGACTTGGCCCCTTATGGCATGGCTGCTGAACAAAGCTTAAAAAAATTAAAGCTATGGGAAGCAGCAAAATATAAAGTGGTAATGGGTAACAATATTGCTCAAGCCTATCAATTTACTGCCAGTGGCAATGCTGACTTAGGGCTGGTTGCTCTATCACAAGTGATTACTCTTAAAAACAATACTTATTGGGTTGTACCCCAAAAGCATTACCAGCCAATTGTTCAGCAAGCTGTTTTACTAAAAAATGCCATTACCAATGATGCAGCCGTCGACTTCATTGCATTTCTAAAAAGCTCGGATAGCCACAACATTATTCAACGTAATGGTTATGGTACCAGCTCCGACGACGATTAA